TGGCAGGCGCATGGCCTGCATTACGGGCTCGATGCGACGCTGCGCGATGCCCTGGCACAGGGCCGTCACGTCGTCGCCAATGGCTCCCGGGCGATTTTGCCCAAACTCATCGGCCGGGTGCCGCGCCTGATCGTCGTCGAGGTCAGTGCGCCTGCGGAAGTGCTTGCCATGCGTATCGCCGGACGCGGTCGCGAAACACCCGAGCAGATCGTCGCGAGGCTGGCACGCAGCGTCACGGCGTATCCGGCTGAGGTGCCGCTTGTGCGTGTTTCGAACGATAGCACCAGCGATGTCGGCATTGCCCGTTTCGTCGAGGCCTTGCAGGCCTGCGCGGCGCCGCCGCAGAGCTTCGCGCTGGCCGAGGCGAAGCGCGCCGGTGCGACCCTTGACGAAGCGTCGTGGACGCAGCTTCTCGACGACCTGATCTACGAGCGCTATGCCCCCGAAGAAGGCGAGGCGCTACTGCGACTGCTGATCGAGGGGCTCGACGGCAACGAGATCGTTGCGTTGACGCGTGCAAGAACGCGACTGATGCCGCGCATCGATTGGGAGCGGCCGATCGTGGTCGACAAGCATTCGATGGGGGGTGTTCCCGGTAGCCGCATCACGCTGATCGTCGTGCCGCTCGTCGTGGCCTACGGGCTTTGCATGCCGAAGACATCCTCGCGCGCGATCACGTCGGCCGCCGGAACGGCCGACGCCATGGAGGCGGCAGCGCGTGTCGTTCTCGACGCCTCCGAAATGCGCGCAGCGGTGGCGCAAGCCGGCGGCTGCATCGTCTGGAACGGACGCCTTAATCACTCTCGTGTGGACGACGTGACCAATGCGATGGTGAGACCGCTGCGGCTCGATACGCGGCGATGGTCGGTGGCGTCGATTCTCTCCAAGAAGTTCTGTGCCGGTGCCACGCATGTTGTGGTGGACCTGCCTTGGGGGCCGCAGGCCAAGATAGCGGACGAAACGCAGGCGCGCGAGCTGGGCGCGTTGTTCGCGCGTGTCGGGGCGGCGCTGGGCATGACCGTGCAAGCCATTGCTACCGACGGTCGCGCGCCGATCGGTCGCGGCATCGGCCCGGCGCTGGAATTGCGCGACGTGCTGCGGGTGCTCGACAACGACGCGGCCGCCCCCGCCGATCTGCGCGCCAAGGCGCTGATGTTCGCTGCGCAGATTCTGTCATGGGACCCGGCGCTCGGTGGTGATGTCGTGAAGGCGCGGGGCATCGCCGAAAAACTGCTTGCCGACGGGCTGGCCCGCCGCGCGTTCGAGCGTATCGTCGACGCGCAGGGCCGCAAACCTTATGCCACACCTTCCACGGCATTCACCGACATCGTGGCTTCGTCGGACGGTGTGGTCGTCGCGATCGATGGCTGGGAGATTTCCGGCATCGCGCGCGACGCTGGCGCACCGCAGGACATGGGGGCAGGCGTCGATCTGTTTTGCACCGTCGGACAATCGGTGCGTGCGGGCGACGTCCTGATGCGCGTGCACGGCAACGATCCGCAGCGTCTGGCGGCTGCGGCGGCGCGCGCGACGGCGGCGAGCGGCATTGGGGTGCAGTGAACCCGGATTTTGTTTCGACTCGCTGCCGTTTCCCTTAGGAATGCGCTTGTCCCAAACTCAATCCAGTCCCCTTGATAGACGTATTTGATCGACAAGTAACCGTCGAGTCCGTAGCTCGATCCTTCGCGCCCATAACCTGACGCCTTCACGCCGCCGAACGGCGCGGCTTCGCTCGATACCGCCCCCTCGTTCCAGGCGATCACCCCCGCTTCGAGCCGACGTGCCACGCGTTCGGCGCGTCGCTTGTTCTGCGTGTTGAAGTAGGCCGCGAGTCCGAAGGGCGTGTCGTTCGCGCGACGAATCGCCTCCTCTTCCGTCTCGAAGCGAAAGAGCGGGACGACCGGCCCGGACGTCTGCGCCCGACTCAACAGCATGCTGTGCGTGCCGCCGTCAGTTCGCAAATTGCGGCGTCGCGCACTTAACCCGGTCCCTCGCTGCCCGCCGCCAGGAGGGGCACCAGCACGTTGCTAATAGGTGTAGGAATGCCTCTGAGGCGACCGTAACGCTGTATCACGCCATTACGGATATCCCACTCCATGGGACGGTTGGCCTGTCTGTCCGCGAGTATTGAAGTGCCCAAGTCCGCCGGGGCGCGTTGAAAGCCATCGAGGATCTCTTTCGGAACGCTATCGCTGAGTGATGCACCACTTGCGCGCGCTACGGATAGGCACTCACTAAGGTAAGCCAGCGCAAGTTCGGCGATGTCCTGACGGGAGAACATCCCGGCGCGGCGATTGGCGAGGACCATCAGCCCTGCGGCCGCGTTTTGCATCAGTTTGCGCCATGCGATGGACGCAAAGTCGGCGGACAACGCCACCGCACAGCGTGTCCCGTCGAGCACGTCAGCCACCTGCCTTGCCTGCGGCAGATCCGGCAGGGTGAGGCGCGGGCTGGCGCGCAGCCGCACTGAAGCATCAGGCTCACGCTGCGCGGGGAACCACACGACCGATGGCAACACCGTGGCGCTGACGTAGGGGGCCAACAGGGCTTCCTGCTCGATGCCATTTTGTAGTGCGCACACCACGGTGTTTTCGTCGCATAGCGCCTTCAACCAGTCGGCGCAGTCGGGTATCTGAGTGGTTTTCACCGCGATAAATACCAGACTGAACGGATGGCGCACCGTCCTTGGGTCGACCAGCACAGGACCGGGCACCACGATTTCACCGTCATCGTGGCGCAGTGTTAGTTGCGAGTGCGCAGTACGCCCGCAAAGCAGGGGAGTTCGGCCGACTTCGTGGAGGGCAGCAGCGATGGTGGTGCCGATCGCGCCCGGACCAATAAGTGCAGAGCAGGCATGTTCAGACATTTGTGTTCCCCGGATGCAATTAACCGATGATCAGCGTGCCGCCAGCAATTAGCGCGCAGGCCAGGATTCTTCTGCGCGTCAACGCCTCGCCCAGAAACAAATAACCCAGCACGGAAGCGAACAAAACGCTAGTTTCTCGCAGTGCCGATACGGCGCCCATGGGGGCGGCCGTCATGGCATAGATCACGAGGCCGTAAGCGAGTAGCGAAATCAAGCCGCCGACTGCCGCATGAACCATACCGGGGCGCCAACGCAGCAAACTCCCGCTATCGCGCAACGCGACATAGAGCCCCGGCATCAGCGCTCCCCACAGCGCGCTCATCCATACGATGTAGGCAATCGCGTTGCCAGCGATGCGTACGCCCATTCCATCCACGACGCTATAGGCTGCAATAAATGCGCCCGTTGCCAGGGCATATCGCAGGCCCGGCGTCGCCAGCTTCCCCTCTTTCACCGCAAGCATCAGAATGCCGCCTGAAACCATTGCGATGCCGCCCACGGTATTGACGTCGATCTTTTCGCCCGCGAAGAGCGCCGCTGCGCAGGTCACCAGCAGCGGCGAAGAGCCCCGTGCAATCGGGTAGGTCTGTCCCAGATCGCCAACCTGATAACTGCGTACCAGACATAGGTTGTAGCCGACATGCAGCAAAGCGGAGAGAAGCGCGTACGGCCAACTGGCCCTTGCTGGCGCCGGTAAAGATAGCGCGATTGCCGTGCAGGTGACGGCGATCGTCAGGCACATGACGGTCATCGACCACAATCGATCGGTGCCACCACGCAACAACGTATTCCAGGCGGCATGCAGTAGCGCGGCAAACAACGTGAGGAAAATGACGTATCGAGGCATGTGCCCATACTAGGTAGCACCGGCCCGGATGGAAAGTGAAGTGTCCTCATCTGGGTATGAGTGCACACTCATGGCTTGTCATAGTTGTCTTGCGCTCGTTGTGACTCGACCAATAGCCAGTTACGGAATGTCATGATGTGTGGCTGCGTTTCTATGCCTTTCGGGCACACGAAGTAATAGGCCGCCGGGGAAGGAAACGGGATGTTGAAAAGTCGCACCAGACTGCCGTCGCCGATCTCCTTTTCTACGTGTCCGCTGCGCGCCAATGCAATGCCCTGCCCGAGTAGTGCGGCCTCGATCGTCATATTCGTGTCGGCGAAGCGTACGCTTTCGTGCAGCACATCCGTATGGATGCCAACCGACTTGAACCAGACATCCCATTTCGGCACGAGGTCGGCGCCGTCTCGCGTCAGTAGCGCATAACGCAGCAGTTCGGCCGGTTCGGATGGCGTTCCGAAGCGCTCTAGCAGCGCCGGACTGGCAACGGGAAAAAGCTGTTCCCGGAACATGAACTCGGTGTGCAGTGCGGGATAGTTGCCGTGACCGAAGCGGATCGCCACATCCGAGTCCGTGTTGGCGAAGTTGATGGCTTTGTCCGAGCTCTCGAGTGTGACGAGAATCTCCGGATGCAAACGCGCCAAATCGGGCAGGCGTGGGAGCAGCCACTTCAGCGCGAAGGAATAGGTGGTGTTGACGCGCAATCTTACCCGTCCTTTTTGCTCACGGAGTTCCGCAAGCGTTGCTTCCAGCTTGCCTAAGAACTCGCGCACCAAGGGGGCGAGCGCTGCGCCGGCGGGCGTCAGCCTGAGCGTTCTGCCGCGCTCGAAAAGCGGTAAGCCCCAGCGTTCCTCCAGGTTCTTCAACTGATGGCTGACGGCGCTTTGGGTAATGGACAGTTCCTCTGCGGCTGAGGTAAAGGTGGCGTGACGGGTAGCGACTTCGAAAGTACGTAGCGCAGCGGTTGCGGGAAGATCTCGCATCGTAGGAACCTGTCGATGAGTTAAAGCTCATGACACGATAGACGAGAATTGCTGCAAAAGAAATCGATGAGACTTCGAAATGAGTGCAGTCGCGCCGCATTAAGACACGCGGCGCGCCATTGCCATTTGCCCGTTGCCTATTGACGCTACTTCGCGTTGGCCTGTGCGGGCGCTTTCTCCAACGCCGTGGCGAGCGTGTCGACGTTGTGACTGAGCATGTCGAGATACGTCGAAGCAGGGCCACCCAGGCGCGGCGTCGCAAAACAAGATGTTGACTGCGTGTGACTTACTAGGTGGAGTTAACAGGATTTGGTGGACGGGGGTAGCATTCAATCAATGATTGAGAGTGGCCACAATGTCCAAAGCCAAGACGTCAAGCAAGACAAGGCAGACGTATAAGTTCACTGAATCGCACTGTGACGAATTCAATGTGACGCTCATGTGCCGGGGGCAGGTCAGGGCGATTCCGATGATTTTCAACGCCCAGCTATGCGATTCGGCGATTCGGCGCCAATTGGCGCCACAGGTAGGCGCGGTCATTTGACCGGACGTCAGTTGCCTTTCTTTTCGTGCGTCCCTGATGAGGGAGGCGGGCCGTGCGGGGGACTGCACTCCCTCAATGCTTTCTGACAACCTCGCCGTTGTCGGCAGGCAATCAAGGTGCGATGCCCGGATGTTGACGACTTTGGGCGGGCTCCGGCAGTTCTCCGCGCGGGCTACCTGATGACTTCAGGTATCGATATTTATCGGTCGAACGGGACGGTTCGCAGCGCCGAGGCCAGTTCCGGGCAGTCATCAATTGCCATGACCAACATGAATTGATAAGCGCCCGATACCGTCGCGTCGTGCCGCAGGAAGGGGCCGATTGTGTGAACAGTACGAATCGGGGCGTCGGATATCGTACGTTGTGTTTGATGTGTCCGCCTTTTTGAATACCTATCCTCGAACGTAAATTACAAGCGAGGAGAGTTCGGTGGACAGGAGACGGTTCGCATTCGCAAGCGCAATATCCGCTTGTACGCTTGTCACCCGTAACGGATATGCGGATGAGGCGCCGGTTGCCGTTCGACACCGGTTGTCCCGCGAGGATGTTGCCGACGAGTTACTGTCGAAAATCCGTCAGGCAGAATCCGTGATGGCGGCTTTCCAGGCTTGGAACGGTGTCGTGAATCCGTTGCTGCCGTTCATCCACGCCACGGCGCTGGTGTGCAGCGCGTCCAGTGCGCCCAATACGATTGCCGATCCATCCCCAGGCGACGTACGCCGTGTGTTTTCCACCGTTCCTGCGGCCTACCCGGTAGGGGGCTGGAAGCATCTCTCTGGCAGCGATTGGGCACGGCATGTGCTCGTTGAGCAGAAAACGCTCATTGCTTCCGGTCCCGAACGTCTAAAACACTTTTTCCCCGACTATGCGCTGCTGGCGTCGCTGGGCGTTCGTACGTTGGTCAATATTCCAGTTGTTGTGTGTCGACGCACGATCGGCGCTTTCGCACTTCTTTTCAGTGCGACGGACATCGACCAAACCGCCCTGGCCGAAGTCGAGCGGCTTGCCCCGCTGATGGCAGGGGTCTTTGCGCTAGGACAAGGGGACGCAACATGAGCCCGGAAGCCGCGCGACAGTTGATGGATAGGGGCGCTTTTGACCGGCAATATGCCAACGTCTCCACGCCATCGCAACCTCGCTCCGAGCGTCTGCCACTCTTGGTGGCGATTCTGACCCTGCTGATCTGGAGCACATTGGCCGTATCGGTGGTGAGTCTCAGCGCGATTGCGCCGCTTTTGACCACGGGCATTGCGCTCACCGGTGGCGGTCTCATCGGTTTGCCCTGGGTCAAATGGCGCTCGCTCAATTGGCGCGCCGTTCTGGTCGGTTCGCTTTCGATGTTCGGCTACCACGCCCTGTACTTCCTGAGTCTGCAATGGGCGGATCCTGTTGCCGCCAGTCTTCTGCATTACCTCTGGCCCCTCTTCATCATCCTTCTGACGCCGGTCATGCTCAGGGAATATCGGATTTCCCGACTGCATGTGTTTTCCGCGCTATGCGGATTTGCCGGCGCGGCGGCGTGTATCGCCTCCGGACCCGCATTTTCCAGCAGCACATGGGCCGGGTTCGCGCTGGCCGGCGTCTCCGGATTGGTCTGGGCCTACTACACCGTTTGGTCTCGCAAGCAGCGTTCGGTACCTACCTCGACCGTCGCGTTGTACTGCGCACTGGCTGGGGTGCTCGCGCTCGGGGTGCATGCCGGAATACAAGGCGCTTCCGGGGACGTTGGCACGACGTCGATGTTGGGTCTTGCCGACCTGAGTTTGCGCCAATGGGCAACGCTGGCCTTCCTTGCGCTCGGCCCTCTGGGTGGCACGTTCTACATGTGGGATTTCGCTATCAAGCGGGGGCGTCCAACCCAGATCGCGATGCTGGCGTACGCCGTTCCCATTGCATCTACCCTATTCGTCGGTCTCTTTCTGGGGCGCGGAGTGGAACTGGCGGCGCTTGTCGGCGCTGTGCTGGTCAGCATCGCCGTCGCCCTGGGCAACCGGGCGGACCGGCAGGTTCAGAAGACGAATCAACCATCTCCATAGCACATCATGCATTCGAACACATACGACGCCGCGCGTCCGATCGCTATTGGCGAGGAGATCGTCGCGGGCTTTGCCAAATACAAGCTGTCTGGCGTAGTGCCTGCGACGTCCCGCGACCGGGGAATCGGTCCTCACCATCGCTTAATTCTTCGTGGCGCCACGCTAATCGACGGGACCGGCGCCCCGCCATGGGGATTCGTCGACGTCGTCGTTGAAGACGGGGTCATTGCGGACATCGTCAGCGTTGGCGTGCCCGGTGTTGCCATCAAACCGGAGAGACGCCCTGCGCCGGGGGATTTCGAAATCGATTGTCACGGAAAATTCGTTACGCCGGGATTCATCGACGCGCACGCTCACATCGGCGCACCATTCCACGCGGCCCGTGGTGTCATGCCGAGCGCGGACTACGTCTACAAGCTCTGGTTGGCGCACGGCGTAACGACCATTCGCGAGGCCGGATGCTTCAACGGTCTGGCATGGACGCTAGCGCAGAAACAAGCCGCTACGGAGCATCGCATCGCGGCCCCAGGCATTTACGCTTACGCGTATTTCCCTGCCATCAACGATTATTTGAAGACGATTCACACCCCGGCGCAGGCACGGGAATGGATTCGCCGCATCGCTGAAGCGGGCGCTGACGGGGTGAAGTTCTTCGGTGCACCGCCCGCCGTGATGGAAGCCGCGCTCGACGAAGCGCGTTCGGCAGGACTGCGGACCTGCTGTCATCACGCCACGCTCGCTGTGAGTCGCATGAATGCGCTGACAACGGCCCGCTGGGGGTTGACCAGTTCGGAGCATTCGTATGGGCTTCCCGAAGCGCTTTTCGACGATCGCACCGTGCAATCGTTTCCCGCCGACTATCACTACAACGACGAGTATCTGCGTTTCTCGACTGCCGGGACTACGTTCCTGCAGGCGGCAAAACCGGGAAGCGCGAAGTGGAATGACGTTCTGGACGCCTTCATCGAGGCGAGGCACACCTTTGTACCGACCTTGAACGTCTATGACGCCAACCGTGACCTCATGCGTACCCGTCGCGCGGATTGGCACGATCGGTTTACCGACCCAACGCTGATGCGCTATTTCGAACCGCACCGCGGCGGTCATGGTGCCTATTGGTATCGATGGAGCACGCAGAACGAAGTTGACTGGCGTGAGACCTTCCGGCTTTGGATGCACTTCCTGCGGGACTACAAAAATCGCGGGGGACGCGTCTGCGCAGGAAGCGACTCGGGCTTCATGTATCAGGTCTACGGATTCGGCTTCGTTCGCGAGCTCGAATTGCTCCAGGAAGCCGGATTCAACCCTCATGAAGTGTTGCGTGCGGCCACGCAATCGAGCGCCGAGCTGCTGGGCATCGATGACAGCGTCGGGACGGTAGAAGTCGGCAAGCGCGCTGACCTGCTCGTGCACGATACGAATCCTCTCGATGACTTCAAGCAACTTTACGGGACGGGCGCGCTGCGGCTTAACGAGGAGCGGCAGGTCGGTATCTGGCATCGTTGCCTTAGATACACGATCCGCAGTGGCGTGGTCTTCGATACTGGCGAGTTGCTGGCGGACGTCGAAGCCATGGTCGTTCAGGCGAAGGCACGGGAGGCTGGAGATGGCACCTGATCTCACGGATTTCGTGATTCTGTCCGGCTTCCTGGGCAGCGGTAAAACGACGCTATTGTCCGAGTTTCTCCGCCAGGCAGCCGACGACGGGACTGCGGTCATCGTCAACGACATCGGCGAAGTCAACATCGACGGAGCCATTCTGGCGGTCCACGATGGCGTGCCAATGGCCACACTTGGCAATGGATGCGTCTGCTGCAGTCTCATCAACGATCTTCAATTCACCGTGCAATCGTTGATTGCTTCGCGCCGTGCGACCACGGGACGCGCTTTCTCGCGCATCGTGCTGGAGTGCAGCGGACTGTCGGATCCCGGCGCAGTGATGCGAGGGCTATCGGCGCTGGCGTCGCACGGTATGCGAGTGCGCGTCGTGACGACCTATGCCGCGAATAATGAAGTCAGTCGAGACGACTTCCCGCTGCTGGCCGCACAGGTTTGTGGCGCCCATACCGTCGTCGTCACCAAACTTGACTTGTGCGATCCCGCGCAACGTGCACATGCACTGGCGGAGATCGACGTGTTGGCGCCGCTTTCCCACAAAATCGTCGAGCAGGACCGGGGGCGCAGGGCTGCGATGGCGTTCTCCCAAGACTCATCTACGGCCCCAATACCTCTGGATCCCGCCATGACAAGGATTGGACTGCCCGGTGGTCATGCGCGTGTGAGGGCGTTCACTTTGTCGTGGGATGTGCCACTCGACTGGCGAGCGTTTGCCGACTGGATGGAAAACGTCGCTGGCTTCCTGGAAGGGCGGCTACTTCGCGTCAAGGGCATTCTGCGTGTCATCGATTGTGCCGAAGGCGTGCTCGTGCAGGGGGTCGGGCAACATTTCGATCCCCCACGCGTATCGCTTACCTTGAGCAACGCTCGCAAATTGTCGTTATTTCGGTGGACGTAGATGCGAGGGAGTTGCTGGCCGTTCCAACAAGTCTGCCCGCGCCTGACGTATCGACACTGTCGAGTACTGCGTCCCCGGCGATGTCGGGTTTCGCTTTACGCGTCCGCTTTTTCTCTCTCCCTCACGCTGAGTCCAGCGCGTCTTCCCACCAATTTTCGATGCCCCGTTTCTCAATCCTCGACTTCCGGTAGTCGCGGCGTCCGGTCGTCGCAATCCACGAGTGGAGCGGCAGGGACTTTCTCACGACCCTGCCGAATCATCCAAATTAACCAAAAGAAATCTCGTATGGATATTTTTGCTCAACAAATCTTGAACGGCCTCGTGCTTGGCAGCGTCTACGCGATCATTGCACTGGGCTATACGATGGTCTACGGCATTCTGGGCATCATCAACTTTGCCCACGCCGATGTGATGATGATCGGCGCGATGGTCGCGCTGTCCACCATCAACCTGCTTTTGAAGATCGCGCCGGACATGAACCCGGCGCTCATGCTGGCGATTGCCACGCTCGTGTGTATGCCCGTGTGTGCTATAGCCAACTTCGTGATCGAGCGTGTGGCCTACCGGCCGTTGCGCAATGCGCCGCGCCTGGCCCCTCTGATCACCGCCATCGGCGTCTCGCTGCTTCTGCAGACGATCGCCATGCTGATCTGGTCGCGTAACCCCCTCTCGTTCCCGCAACTGCTGCCGACCGACGCCATGAACGTCATTCCGCCGCGCGGCGACCATCCCGGCGCGGTCACAAACGGCACCGGCATCGTGATCGTTGTCGTGGCGTTCCTCGTCATGTTCGGTCTGACCCAGCTCGTGAACCGCACCAAGCTCGGGCGTGCCATGCGTGCGACGGCGGAAAACCGCAACGTCGCCGGTCTCATGGGCGTGAACCCGAACTTCGTGATCTCCGCGACGTTCGCCCTCGGTGGCGCGCTCGCCGCGCTCGCGGGCGTGATGATGGCCTCGAACTACGGCAACGCGCACTTCTACATGGGCTTTATTCCCGGCATGAAGGCGTTCACCGCTGCGGTGCTCGGCGGTATCGGCAACTTGCAGGGCGCCATGGTCGGCGGCGTGCTGCTGGGCCTGATCGAAGCATTGGGCGCGGGCTACATCGGCGATCTGACCGGTGGCGTGTTCGGGAGTAACTATCAGGACGTCTTTGCGTTTGTCGTGCTGATTGTGGTGCTGGTGTTCCGTCCGAGCGGTCTGCTCGGCGAGCGCGTGGCAGATCGTGCATAAGCGGGGAGGATCGACATCATGAATCAACCCGTGCAAACGTCGCCGGTGACGCAGATTTCTGCCGCCGCTGCGACCCGCAAGGCCTATCGCGGCCTCGCATTTTTCCTGCTGGCCGCCATTCTCGCGCCCGTGCTCGTCGGCTATGCCGGCGGTAACTACTGGGTGCGGGTGCTCGACTTCGCGCTGCTCTACATCATGCTCGCGCTGGGCCTGAACATCGTGGTGGGCTTTGCTGGCCTGCTCGATTTGGGTTACATCGCGTTCTATGCCGTGGGGGCGTACGTCACGGCCTTCCTGAGTTCTCCTCACCTGAGCACGCAGTTCGAGTGGATCGGTGCGATGTTCCCCGGCGGGCTGCATGTGCCCGTGTGGTTCACGATTCCGATCGGCGCTGCGGTCGCGGCGATCTTCGGCATCTTGCTCGGTGCGCCCACGCTGCGTCTGCGCGGCGACTATCTGGCCATCGTGACGCTGGGCTTCGGGGAGATCATCCGTATCTTCATGAACAACCTGGATAGCCCGGTGAATATCACTAACGGGCCGAAGGGCATCACCGGTGTCGAGCCGATCTCCCTGTTTGGATTTGACTTCTTCAGTAACCACGAGATATTCGGTTTGCAAGCAAATCCCGTCTATCTGCACTATTACCTGTTTGTCACGTTGGCCGTTCTAATAGCGTTTGTATGCGTGCGTCTGCAACATTCACGCATGGGCAGGGCGTGGATTGCCGTGCGCGAAGATGAGACGGCCGCCAAGGCGATGGGCATCAACACGCGCAACATCAAGCTGCTTGCGTTCGCGATGGGGGCGTCGTTCGGCGGCGTGGCAGGTGGCATGTTCTCCGCGTTCCAGGGTTTCGTCTCGCCCGAGTCGTTCACTTTCTGGGAGTCGATCGTCGTGCTCTCGATGGTGGTGCTCGGCGGCATGGGCCACATTCCGGGCGTGATTCTGGGCGGTGTGCTGCTCTCGGCGTTCCCCGAGATCCTGCGCTCGACCATGGGCCCGTTGCAGATGAAGTTGTTCGGTAGCGTCATCGTCGATCCCGAAGTGATCCGGCAGTTGCTGTACGGTCTGGCCATGATTCTGATCATGCTGTACCGTCCGGCCGGCCTGTGGCCGTCGCCGCGTCCGGAAGAGCGGACTCTGTAAGTCGAGGGAGATGACCTGAATATGAGCGAACAAATTCTTCTGTCCGTCAAGGGCGTGAACAAGCGCTTCGGCGGTCTGCAGGCCCTCACCGACGTGGGCCTGGAGATCAAGCCGGGGCAGATCTACGGGCTGATCGGCCCGAACGGCGCCGGCAAGACCACGTTCTTCAACGTGATCACCGGTCTCTACACCCCGGACTCCGGCGAATTCAAGCTCGACGGCGCGGCTTACAAGCCGACCGCCGTGCACGAAGTGGCCAAGGCCGGTATCGCGCGTACGTTCCAGAACATTCGTCTGTTTGGCGGCATGACCGTCATCGAGAACGTGATGGTTGGCCGTCACGTGCGTACGAAGATGGGTGTGATCGGCGCCATCGTCCGCTATCCGGGGGCGAAGGCCGAGGAGCGCGCCATCCGCGATCGCGCGATGGAGTTGCTCGAATACGTGGGCGTAGCGAAGTACGCCAACTACACGGCAGCGAACCTCTCGTACGGCCACCAGCGTCGTCTGGAAATCGCGCGTGCGCTGGCCACCGATCCGAAGTTACTGGCGCTGGACGAACCCGCTGCTGGCATGAACGCCACGGAGAAGGTCGAGTTGCGCGGCTTGCTCGACAAGATCCGTAGCGACGGCAAGACGATTCTGCTCATCGAGCACGACGTGAAGCTGGTGATGGGTTTGTGCAACCGCATGACGGTGCTCGATTACGGCAAGGTGATTGCCGAAGGTTTGCCGCAGGATGTGCAGAAGAATCCGGCGGTGATTGAAGCGTATCTGGGTTCGGGAGGCCATTGATGAGCGCAATGTTGACGATCAAGGGCCTGAAAGTCGCTTACGGCGGGATCAAGGCGGTCAAGGGCATCGACCTGAACATTGAGCCGGGCGAGCTGGTCACGCTCATCGGCGCGAACGGTGCAGGCAAGACGACCACCATGAAGGCGATCACGGGCTTGCTGCCGTGGGCCGATGGTGACATCGAGTATCTGGGCAAGTCGATTCGCGGCGTGAAGGCGTTCGACCTGCTCAAGCAGGGGTTGGCGATGGTGCCCGAAGGTCGCGGCATCTTCACGCGCATGACCATCCTCGAGAACATGCAGATGGGGGCATATCTGCGCAACGACACCGCGGGCATCAAGCAGGACATCGACAAGATGTTCGGCATTTTCCCGCGTCTGAAGGAGCGCAAAGATCAGCTCGCAGGCACGCTCTCGGGCGGCGAGCAGCAGATGCTTGCGATGGCGCGTGCGCTGATGAGCCAGCCCAAGCTGTTGCTGCTCGACGAACCGTCGATGGGTCTCTCGCCGATCATGGTGGAGAAGATCTTCGAAGTGGTGCGCACGGTCTCGGGCGAAGGCGTGACGGTGCTGCTCGTGGAGCAGAACGCGCGTCTGGCGCTGCAAGCGGCGCACCGGGGCTACGTGATGGACAGCGGCCTTGTGACCATGACAGGGGACGCGAAGGACATGCTCGACGATCCGAAGGTGCGTGCTGCCTACCTCGGAGAGTCCGTAGCGTAGCGCTAGCCGAAGGGGGCGCCGCTATCACGGGCGCTCCCCGTCAGGCAAAAACGAAACGGCCCCGATCTGCGATTCCCCCAAGGCTGGAAATCATTCTTGGGGGCGAGTCAGATTGGGGCCATGCTTTTACCGCCAAATCGGAAAGGC
This window of the Pandoraea sputorum genome carries:
- a CDS encoding DMT family transporter, whose translation is MSPEAARQLMDRGAFDRQYANVSTPSQPRSERLPLLVAILTLLIWSTLAVSVVSLSAIAPLLTTGIALTGGGLIGLPWVKWRSLNWRAVLVGSLSMFGYHALYFLSLQWADPVAASLLHYLWPLFIILLTPVMLREYRISRLHVFSALCGFAGAAACIASGPAFSSSTWAGFALAGVSGLVWAYYTVWSRKQRSVPTSTVALYCALAGVLALGVHAGIQGASGDVGTTSMLGLADLSLRQWATLAFLALGPLGGTFYMWDFAIKRGRPTQIAMLAYAVPIASTLFVGLFLGRGVELAALVGAVLVSIAVALGNRADRQVQKTNQPSP
- a CDS encoding DMT family transporter, producing the protein MPRYVIFLTLFAALLHAAWNTLLRGGTDRLWSMTVMCLTIAVTCTAIALSLPAPARASWPYALLSALLHVGYNLCLVRSYQVGDLGQTYPIARGSSPLLVTCAAALFAGEKIDVNTVGGIAMVSGGILMLAVKEGKLATPGLRYALATGAFIAAYSVVDGMGVRIAGNAIAYIVWMSALWGALMPGLYVALRDSGSLLRWRPGMVHAAVGGLISLLAYGLVIYAMTAAPMGAVSALRETSVLFASVLGYLFLGEALTRRRILACALIAGGTLIIG
- the phnN gene encoding phosphonate metabolism protein/1,5-bisphosphokinase (PRPP-forming) PhnN, producing the protein MTRPGIFFFVVGPSGAGKDTLIDGAQVRLADSDRYVFATRTITRPGDAPGEAHIGVTEAEFAALDAQGAFLVTWQAHGLHYGLDATLRDALAQGRHVVANGSRAILPKLIGRVPRLIVVEVSAPAEVLAMRIAGRGRETPEQIVARLARSVTAYPAEVPLVRVSNDSTSDVGIARFVEALQACAAPPQSFALAEAKRAGATLDEASWTQLLDDLIYERYAPEEGEALLRLLIEGLDGNEIVALTRARTRLMPRIDWERPIVVDKHSMGGVPGSRITLIVVPLVVAYGLCMPKTSSRAITSAAGTADAMEAAARVVLDASEMRAAVAQAGGCIVWNGRLNHSRVDDVTNAMVRPLRLDTRRWSVASILSKKFCAGATHVVVDLPWGPQAKIADETQARELGALFARVGAALGMTVQAIATDGRAPIGRGIGPALELRDVLRVLDNDAAAPADLRAKALMFAAQILSWDPALGGDVVKARGIAEKLLADGLARRAFERIVDAQGRKPYATPSTAFTDIVASSDGVVVAIDGWEISGIARDAGAPQDMGAGVDLFCTVGQSVRAGDVLMRVHGNDPQRLAAAAARATAASGIGVQ
- the gcvA gene encoding transcriptional regulator GcvA, with the protein product MRDLPATAALRTFEVATRHATFTSAAEELSITQSAVSHQLKNLEERWGLPLFERGRTLRLTPAGAALAPLVREFLGKLEATLAELREQKGRVRLRVNTTYSFALKWLLPRLPDLARLHPEILVTLESSDKAINFANTDSDVAIRFGHGNYPALHTEFMFREQLFPVASPALLERFGTPSEPAELLRYALLTRDGADLVPKWDVWFKSVGIHTDVLHESVRFADTNMTIEAALLGQGIALARSGHVEKEIGDGSLVRLFNIPFPSPAAYYFVCPKGIETQPHIMTFRNWLLVESQRAQDNYDKP
- a CDS encoding oxidoreductase, translating into MSEHACSALIGPGAIGTTIAAALHEVGRTPLLCGRTAHSQLTLRHDDGEIVVPGPVLVDPRTVRHPFSLVFIAVKTTQIPDCADWLKALCDENTVVCALQNGIEQEALLAPYVSATVLPSVVWFPAQREPDASVRLRASPRLTLPDLPQARQVADVLDGTRCAVALSADFASIAWRKLMQNAAAGLMVLANRRAGMFSRQDIAELALAYLSECLSVARASGASLSDSVPKEILDGFQRAPADLGTSILADRQANRPMEWDIRNGVIQRYGRLRGIPTPISNVLVPLLAAGSEGPG